AGTGGCGGCGACTGCATCATTAATAAGATTGCAGCAGAAGCTGACCTGTTAATTTCTGAAGGTTTTATCGAAGCTCACTTTTTTGCAGGTTTTTCTGGTGGAAGAAAGTCTGTTTTACCAGGTATTGCTTCCTATAAAACAATTATGGCTAATCACAGCGGAGAATTTATTAATGACAAAAAATCCCGCCCGGGTAATCTCTGTCATAATTTAATTCACGAAGATATGGTTTATGCTGCAAGAACAGCCAATCTTGCTTTTATCGTTAATGTTGTATTAAATGGAAATCACGAGATTATTGGTTCTTTTGCCGGAGATATGGAAACTGCTCATGAAAAAGGCTGTGATTTTGTTCGTTCTCTTGCAAGCGTAAACAAAGTAAATTGTGATATCGCTATTTCCACTAACGGCGGTTATCCTCTTGACCAGAATATTTACCAGGCTATCAAAGGTATGACTGCTGCAGAAGCTACTCTTCCTGATGATGGAATCATTATTATGATTGCCGGATGCCGCGATGGTCATGGCGGAGTTGGTTTCTACCATAACATTGCTGATGTAAAAGATCCAGAAGAATTTGAGCAAAAAGCAATCCATACTCCTCGTCTGGAAACCGTACCAGACCAGTGGACTTCACAGATTTTTGCCCGTATTCTGGCACACCATAAAGTTATTATGGTATCTGATCTTGTTGACCCAAAACTGGTAAAAGATATGCATATGGAACTTGCTTCTAATGTAGATGAAGCTCTTGCTATGGCATTTAAAATCAAAGGAAATGATGCAAAAGTTGCTGTTATTCCTGATGGTTTAGGCGTTGTTGTTAATATCTAAATTTTAATATCAGAATCCCTAGCGACTATCATTATCAAAATAGATTATTTCAGACTTTTTTATTAAAATGCTATAAATAATTTTATAAAAAGAAAGAGAAGAAAGGAAAAAATCGTTATGTTACACTCACTTATGGCTGAATTTTTAGGAACAGCCCTTATGATTTTATTCGGTGTCGGCGTACACTGTGATGAAGTCCTTACCAAAACAAAATACCATGGAAGCGGACACATTTTTGCCATCACCACCTGGGCTTTTGGTATTTCTGTTACTCTGTTTATCTTTGGTGGTGTCTGCATTAACCCTGCCATGGCATTATGTCAGGCAATTCTTGGCATGATTCCCTGGAGCAGCTTTATTCCTTATTGTATTGCTGAGTTCCTCGGTGCTTTATTTGGCGCACTCGTTGTTTATGTTATGTATGCTGACCATTTTAAAGCAAGTGAAGGAAAAATAGACCCGATTGCCATTCGAAACATTTTTTCTACAAATCCAAACTGTAGAAATCTTCCACGCAACTTCCTGGTCGAGACAATCGCAACTGCTGTTTTTCTGACTGCAATCCTGGCTGTTGCAACAAATTACGAAAAACAGCTTCCTATCGGCGTTGGACTTATCGTCTGGGCCGTTGGTATGGGACTTGGCGGAACGACTGGATTTGCTATGAATCAGGCAAGAGACTTAGGTCCTCGTCTTGCATTCCAGTTACTTCCTATTAAAAATAAAGCGGACAATGACTGGCAGTACGGTCTGCTCGTGCCTGGTATCGCTCCATTTGTCGGAGCCGTCTTAGCTGCTTTATTCTCCCACTATTTTCTTGCTATTTAATTCATTGAGAGGGAACAGACGAAAATAAAAAGAATAGACTATAGGAAATGTAAAGATATCGCTGCGTAGAAAATACCTAGTCGGCATTTTTACTTGCTCTCACATTACATTTCCTATAGTCTATTCTTTTTATTTTCTGTTTGTTTGCTCCAGAAGGAATGAATTCAATAGTTTTTGGAGGGAGAAGGAGGGGGGAGAAATCAGAAGACTACTGCTTGCTCGAAAGATATCTCTGTCAGAAGATTACATTTATCTGCTCTCGCATTTCTTTTCCTATGGTCTATTCTTTTTATTTTCTGTTTGTTTGCTCCTGAAGGATTGTATTCATAGTTTACAAAAGGTCGTGTATTATTCTAAATGAATCCATAGTAATTTTAACAAATATATAGTATAGTTCTTTTAGATAAATGATCAGAAAGTATGAGGAAACTACCCATGTTGAAAATAATTATTTCCCCGGCAAAAAAAATGAATGTAAGAAATGACATTTTATCCTATAAAAATATACCATTTTTTATAAATGAGGCTCAAATTCTTTTTTCTTATATGAAAAATATGTCTTTGGAGGAATTAAAAAATCTATGGAAATGCAGTGACAAGCTTGTACAGGAAAATGAGCAACAGCTTCGAACAGGAAACTTAAAGCAAAATCTAAGTCCGGCGATTCTTTCTTATGAGGGAATTCAATATAAATACATGGCACCAGCAGTGTTTGAAGAACAGGCTTTTATATGGTTAGAAAAGCATTTGAGGATTTTATCCGGCTTTTACGGGGTACTATGTCCGTTTGACGGGGTGATTCCGTATCGACTAGAAATGCAGGCACGTTTTCATAATGAAAAAATAAATAATTTATACGACTTTTGGGGACAAAAATTAGCAGACTATATATTAAAAGACTGTGATTGTCTCATTAACCTTGCCTCAAAAGAGTACAGTAAAAGTGTTTTGAAATATATTCCAAAAAATGTACAGGTCATAACCTGTGTATTCGGAGAAATAATTGATGGGAAAATAAAAGAAAAAGGAACTTATGCAAAGATGGCAAGAGGTTCCCTTGTTCGTTATATGGCAGAGCATCAGATTGAAAATCCAGAGGAAATGAAACAATTCGATGAACTTGGGTATAAATATAAGGAAGAATATTCTGATAACACAAAATGGATATTTTGCAAATAACTATTTAATTCATTGAGAGAAAACAGACGAAAATAAAAAGAATAGACCATAACAAATGTAAAGATATCACTGCGTAGAAAATGCCTGTTCGGCATTTTTACTTGTTCTCACATTACATTTGTTATGGTCTATTCTTTTTATTTTCTGTGTTTTGGCTCCAGAAGGAATGAATGCAATAGTCTTTGGGAAAGAGATGGGGAAGGGGACAGAAGGTCGTGGCTTATTCTGATGCTATTTCCACTATGCTGAACCTTCTTTCAAGTTTCACTGATGATAAGATGATACCGAAACCTATCACTGTACATAATAATTTTATCATTATATTGTCGCAATATATCATTTTTTCTCAAAACGTATGCTATACGTTATATATAACGCACATCTCGCGGCAAGAATGCCTCGGCGTTCTTGAATTAGAATGTACGATAAATATAAAGGCGATTTCTGTACTTTTTTGTAAAATGACAACCCCCTTTATTTTTACTGTTCGTTAAAAAGAGTACCTAATCTTCTGGATGATACATCTTCCGAGTAAGCAGTAGTCTTCTGACCTCTCCCCCTTATTCCTCCCAAAGACTATTGCATTCATTCCTTCTGGAGCCAACACACAGAAAAAAGAAATACTACCGTATCCCAGATGCGGCTTCGGAGCGTGTTTAAGATGCGGATGAGCATCTTAGGCACAGCGACTACAGAGCAGATGGGATATGGTGGTATTTCTTTTTTCGATTGTTTTCTCTAATGAATTAAATAGTAAATAATCCATTGCAATTGGAAATTTTTTTTAGTATAATTATGTTAAGAAATTTTGAATGCATTATTATATTTTGCATTCTTAATTTTATTTAAGCTTAATGTATAACCACATTAACTAAGGAGGATTTATTTATGGCAACTTGGAACAATCTTGACACTCTGGCATCTTATAAGAAACTTGCCGGACTGAAAAACCACGTAGACATTAAAGAAGCTATGAGCGGAGAGAATGGTGCTACACGTGTAGCAAAATATTCCGCACCTATGGCAGAGGGACTTAGCTTTAACTATGCTGCAAAGCAGGTAGATGACACTGTTTTGGCTGCGCTGGCAGAATTAGCAGAAGAATCACAGCTCGCTGATAAATTTGAAGAATTATATAACGGTGCTGTGATCAATACCGGTGAAAAACGTCTTGTTCTTCATCATTTAGCACGTAGACAGTTAGGTAAAGATGTTGTTGTTGACGGTGTAAACAAACGTGATTTCTATGTTTCCCAGCAACAGAAAGCCGCAGATTTTGCTAATAAAGTACATGCCGGTGAAATTACTAACGCTGCTGGTGAGAAGTTCACAACTGTTGTTCAGATTGGTATCGGTGGAAGTGACTTAGGTCCTCGTGCTTTATATATCGCATTAGAGAACTGGGCTAAAGAGAACGGTGTTGCTAAGATGGAAGCGAAGTTTATCAGCAACGTAGATCCTGATGATGCTGCTGCAGTTTTAAAATCTACAGATTTAGCTCACGCTCTTTTCATCGTTGTATCTAAATCCGGAACAACTTTGGAAACATTGACAAATGAAGCTTTCGTAAAAGATGCTTTAACAAAGGCTGGATTAAATCCTGCAAATCATATGCTTGCTGTAACAAGTGAGACATCTCCTTTAGCAAAGAGCGATGATTACTTAGAAGCATTCTTCATGGATGACTTTATCGGTGGACGTTACTCCTCTTCTTCTGCAGTTGGTGGAGTTGTTCTTTCCCTTGCATTTGGTCCTGAAATCTTCGCAAGAATTTTAAATGGTGCAGCTGAAGAAGATAAACTTGCTGCTAATAAAAACATTTTAGAAAACCCAGATATGTTAGATGCTTTAATTGGTGTTTATGAACGTAATGTTCAGGAATACCCTTCTACTGCTGTTTTACCATATTCTCAGGCATTAAGCCGCTTCCCTGCACATTTACAGCAGTGTGATATGGAATCCAATGGTAAGTCTGTGAATCGTTTTGGTGAACCTGTAAATTATGTGACAGGTCCTACTATCTTTGGTGAGCCAGGAACAAACGGACAGCATTCTTTCTATCAGTTATTACATCAGGGAACTGATATCGTACCTTTACAGTTTGTTGGTTTTAAAAACAGCCAGATTGGTATGGATGTAGTAATTGAAGACAGCACAAGCCAGCAGAAGTTATGTGCGAATGTAGCTGCACAGATCGTTGCTTTCGCCTGTGGTAAAAAAGATGAAAACCTTAACAAAAACTTTGAAGGTGGACGCCCATCCAGCATTATTATTGGTGAGCAGTTAACACCAGAATCACTCGGTGCATTATTAGCTCATTTCGAAAACAAGATTATGTTCCAGGGATTCTTATGGAATGTTAACAGCTTTGACCAGGAAGGTGTACAGCTTGGTAAGATTCTCGCAAAACGTGTTCTTGCTCATGATACAGATGGCGCATTAAAATCCTACAGTGATTTATTAAACATTTAATTCTAACCTAAACAAAAATTCAAGAATGCCTCCGGCAGGATTGCAGATGTGGGAATCCTCTCACATCTGATATACAAAAAGAACGATCTGACAGATGTACTGTATACAGTAGCCTTAAAATAATTTCTGTTATTTTAAGAAAAATACTTTGTGCATCTGTAGATTGTTCTTTTTTATTTTCTTTTTCACTTTCTTTTTATTGGTATAAAAATGTGACTGTCGGCTACTATCATTTTTTATGATTTTTTTATATGATATTAGGGTCAAAATATCAAAACTTCGTTCGTGCTTGCACGATAAGGTGTTTGACTTTGGAATCCGCGTAACATGAGAATTAAATTCATCTGAAAATTAAGGAACTTTTACCTGCAAATATGCTATAGTATTCTTATATAATATTTTCCAAGGAGGGATTGCTATGAAAAATGCTATTTTTAAATTATTTAAAGTTACTTTCCCATTTGCGCTTGCATTTATGATGTGTCTGCCTTTTTCTATGACACTGAATGCTGCCTCTGTGAAGAATATTCCTGTAAAGAAAATATTATCTGCTGATATCACCGGAGATGGAAAAGCAGATAAAATTCTTATCACAACCAGTATGGATAAGGATTGCTTCATAAAAAAATTGAAAGTTAAAGTAAATAATAAAGTTGCTTTTACTAAAAACTGTACGAATGACAATATTCATTCCTTTACTGCCCGATATGCTAAAATGTCAAATAAAAATGAACTTCTTCAGCTAATGGGTATCGGAGATAATGACTATATTGTATTTAATCAGATTTATAAATATAATAACAAATCTAAAAAGCTCTATTCTGTAAGCAAGTTAGATTATACAGCCTGCGAAATTGTTTCTGCTAAAAAGAATTTACTGACTCTTCGTCATGGTGACCAGCCTGCTGAAACAGGATGGCTTAACTGGAAAATGAATTACAAATTTCGTAATAATAAGCTTGTTTTAACAAGTACTACCACTTCTACTGTGAAAAGTATTATTGGTAACTACCACAATGATTCTTATAGTAAATTATTCCGGAAAAATATTTTTGTAACAGCGAAAAAGTTACGTTTTTATAACGGAAGTAAACTTGCTTTCACTGTTCCTAAAGGAAAACAGGTAACTTTGAAAAAGCTTACTCTGTCCAAAAACACTATGTATCTTCAGTTTCAATATGGAAAAAAGACTGGCTGGCTCAGAGTGAATAACAAAGACTATAATTATGAGTCTCCATATTTTAAAGTAGTTTCCCGTAGATTAGCAGGTTAATTACTATAAAAGACCTCTGCATGTTTCCTGTCATTTAAATGACCGGGCATGCAGAGGTCTTTTTATTTTTTATTTTTTTATTTCAATGTAACAGTTATACCAGCTTATCTTGCACAAATACTATTAACAAAAATAATATAGCAGCCAAAGTCTCCGATACCTTTTCGAACAGCCTTATCTGCTTTCTCGTCTCCTAATTGCTCTCTCCACTGTACTTCTTTTCCCTGCATCTTTAAATATCTTGCAATCATGTTAAAATGAAGAATAACGTTATCATGACAGGCTGTCCTGAAAGAATCTTTATCCATTTTCTCTTCTATTGAGAATGTATGCCACTTTGCACGAAGATCCGCATAGGGAAAAATAGCATTACACAAATCATCATACAATTCCAATGCATCTTCATCTTCTCCGATTTCCAGCATCATATTTTCGTGCATCTTTCTCATTTGTTCAATTGTTATCGCCCCAGACTCTTTTACATAGCTATCATAAGTATTGATCATTTTGTTCTTCTCCTTTTTATTCATAATGTACTCTCTAAAATGAACTATCAAATTTATTAGTCAAACATATACCAGAAGGGGATGCTACATCTCTATCTAAAAGAATTTTCTATGTTGTTTTCTGTATTTTAACAGACCAACAAACGAGAAGTTCTCAGTCTGTTTTACAGTTCATAATAATATAAACAGATGTTTTGATATGTTCCATCCTTCATACGGAAACCTTTCGGTACAATTCCAATCTGTACAAAACCCAGTCGTTCATACAAATGGCGGGCATGAATATTGTTTTCCACCACAGCATTAAACTGCAAAATTCCAAAGCCATACTGTTTTGCCTGTACAAGACAATCAGCTACTAATTTTTCACCAATATGCTCGCCGCGGTAATCGGTATCAACAGCATAACTCGCATTTGCAATATGCCCACAGCGGCCAATATTGTTTGGATGCAGAATATAAAGCCCCACAATTTTTCCATTGTTGTCTGCAACGCCGCAATATGTTTGTGCCGCAAAAAAGTCTGCACCTGTTGTATCGTTCAAAAAATCTTCTTGTGGAAAAGCCTCGCCATCTTCTACGACCTTATTCCAAATGGAGATCATTGCAGGAATATCTTTTTCTCTATACTTTCTAATTTCCATAATCTATCCTCTAAATTCTAATTTCAGGACATCATTTCCAATACTGATTTTACCGTATTTTTTAATCTCAGTCCATCTTTTTATATCCAAGCGATAGAAAAACTTTTCTGTCTCTGCTCCGCCGGAAGATATTTCATTGTAATACTTTTTAATACATTTCTTGTTTTACACAAATTATAGTATGTAATAATATTATAATAAATTATTTTATTATTTGAAGATCAATATAATTATTTTTCCAAGAAAATTTCTAAAGTATATCCTTGTAAAAAAGAAAAGCACCGAAAACCCACTGTTTAAGCGAATTTTCGATGCTTCTAATACAGAATCGAGGCGACGGGACTCGAACCCACGGCCTCTGCGTCCCGAACGCAGCGCTCTACCAAACTGAGCCACGCCTCGTTTTCACAACGATTATAATATCAAAATTAACGAGACATGTCAAGTTTTTACGAGAACAAATTCTGCGAACTACCCTCTTCTAAATCCAGTGGGTTAAGGCAGTCTTATTTCAAATACATTTATCAGCGAGACTTTCTTTTTAAATATTATCCTTTTTTCTTTTTTGGAAATATAGGATAATAAAAATCATGGAGAGTGAAAGTAAACCTACTAAAAGATACACCGCAATCGTATTGTTATCTCCTGTTTTCGCTCCTGGTGTTCCCTGATCTTTATTTTTTTTCATAGGTTTGTTATTTTCTTTTAAATTGACTTTATCATAATCGTTCATTTTTGGTGTAATCGGAATATCACTTCCGTCCTTGTTCTTTCCTTCTAAAGAAACTTCATTTTTCAAAAATTTTATTGATGGAATATCTTTCTTTACCTTTGCTGTGTAAATTAATTCCACAGAATCCCCCGCTTCTATTTTATCTAAAAAGACTTTTTTGTTTTTTATTTCTTTTACTTTAACCGTATTGCTCTTCTTACTTCGTATACTGCTTCCTGCTTTATGAGCAAACCCTTTCATTTGTACATATTTTTTCAACTCTTTTGACGGTTCTTCTTTTATTGTTATATTTCTTGCACTTGCTGTTCCACTATTCGATACAGTAATTGTAAACTTAATTTCTTCTCCGGCTTTATATGTTCCATATTTTCTTTTTCCTGTATACCTTCCATTCTCTAAAACAATATTCTTTGTTTTATCTGATTTTTTCGCAACAACAATGTCTGGCACTCCTATTCCTACGGTATCGTTATCTGTCATTTCCGGAGTTTCGATTATATAGATTTTTTCTCTCTTTCCATTGTCATTCACTGTTTCATATTGTGCTGTGATATGGATAGCATTATTCAAATGTGTGCCTGCCTGTACACCTGTCTGTACCTCTGCTTTCATGTGTAGTACTACACTGTCTGCTGCTTTTAATTTATCTAAATGTACTATGTATTTTCCTTCTTCATCTTCTTTTTCTGGCATCCGTTCTACACAAACTGTATTTCCCTGCTTTGTTGTAATCTGGCCTGAAACAATTGTAACAGTACCTGGTTTTATAATTTCCTGTAATGATTTATCCATGAAATCTTCTACTACCAAATCATACAGGTCCGCTGTTCCTTCATTACTTATATTTACTGTATAATCTATCACATCTCCGTATTCATAAATGCCTTCTTTTTTTATGCCTTCGTAACGCCCTTTTACTAAAGTGACTCCTTGTGTTTTATCTGCAAGCTTAGAAACTTTAGCAACCGGAGTACCTGGAATATTGATAGTATCTTCATCTTTCATTAATTCCGTAACTGGAATTTCTGTATACTTTTTACTTTCTTCTTTTAACTCCTCTATTGCCAGCTTTTGAATCTCTTCATAGGCTTTCTCAATTGCTTTCCTGGCTTCTTCTGCCATCGGATCTTTCTTTGTATCTTCCTCCGCTTCGTCTTTCTTTTCATCGCCTTTATTATTGTCATTCTTATCTTCTTCGTTTTTATCTTCTTCTTTATCTTCTTTTTTATCCTCTTCCTTATCCTCCGGATTATTCGTATCTTCTTTTTTATGTTCATCCGCCTTGCTCCAGCATGCATATAAATCTACATCTTTTTCCGGCATTACATACCACTGTGTTGGCAGATATTCTGCTTCTCCGGTCTTTTTCGTACTCCAGCCTGTGAATTTGTATCCGCCGCATGAAAAATAATTTTTATTTATTTTTATTTTTGTTCCTGCATATGCTGGTGTTTCTGAATCGATTTCTTTTTGTTCTTCTTTCGTTTCTTCTGCTTTTGATGGATAATTTGAGTGGTACACTAATTTATATTGTTTTACATCTTTTGACCACTGTGCATATAATACAGTGTTTTCTTTTAAAGTAAACTTTTCAGATGGTGCATAACGCTTTCCGCTTCCATCTGTCTTTGTATTCCATCCTACAAACTTCTTTCCATTATTGTGGAATGAATTTCCGTCTATTAGCACTTCTTTTTCTTCATCTTCACCATCATCAGAAAAACATTCTGCATCTGTGTATTTTTCTTCTTCTTTCGTATTAGAAGAATAGATGAGCTTCTTCTGCTCAATCTTTTTCCACTGTGCATATAAATAAATATTCTTTGATGGGATAACGAAGGTATCTCCGGAATTATATTGCTTTCCACTTCCATCTGCTTTTGTATTCCATCCAGCGAAAAGATAATCTGCATAGAAAAATCTGTTATTCTGCAATAAAATGCTGTTTCCTGCCTCTTTCGGAGTTTGTGGATCTACAGAAAATGCTGTTGTATTATTATTTGCGCGATAAAAAACATGATACTTTTCAATGTCTTCTGCATTATCCTGAAGTTTTTCCCACTGTGCATATAAAATTATGTCTGTATTGATTTCTTTTTCTTCTCCTGGTTTATAAGCATCCCCTTTTCCATCCGGTCTTGTGTTCCATTGAGTAAACATGTAACAATCCCTGCCGGCTTCGTAGCGATAGGCATTTCCATCAATTTGGACTTTGTTTCCTGCTTCACATGGAGTTTCTGCATCTGTTCTTCTCTTTCCACTTCCATTATTGGCATCATACTGTAAATGATATACCGGTCGTTTCTCCCACTGTGCATACAGATTCAGGTTTCTTGCTGGCATTGCCACTACCTCTTCCGGAGTATATTGTTTTCCTTTTCCGTCTTTTCTGGTATTCCATCCTTTGAAAGTAAAACCTGGATAAGAAAAACGATTTTCATTTACCGTTAATAAAGTACCTGCCAGTCTAGAATTCTCTTCATCCGCTTCTATCTGTTCTTTTTTATTATTTGAATGATAAATCAGATTATAAACTGGATATTTTCTCTGATTATTATAATCTTGACTTGCTTCCTCTTCTTTTTCATCCGGATTTTTCTTCCACTGTGCGTACAACTTTACATCATTTCCCGGCATATTATATACTGTATCTGGATTCCATCTTTCTCCGCTTCCATCCGGATTGGTATTCCATTCTGTAAAATAATGTCCTTCATATAAAAAGGCATTGCCATTTACAGTGATCTTGTTTCCTTCCCTGCATGGAGTTTCACTGTCAGTTTCTATTTCGCCGGAACCATTGTTCGCATCATACTGTAATTTCCATCTTCTTTTCTCTTTTTCCATCTTTTCTTCGTACTCTTTGTATGCTTCTTCGTTGCCCTTTTTATAACGAGCTGTAAGTTCTACTATATTTTTCAGTTCAAATAGATTCCCAACATCTAGACGGACTTTTCCTTTTAAGAATACATCAACGGCATCTCCTGCTGCCAGGAAATCCATCCATAATCTTTGTGGTTCTTCTAGACTAGTTCGAACTTTTCTTCCATTCTGTGATGTATATATACTTTCTTCAAAAGATACGCTTTCTTTTTCTAAGGCTTTTTCCAGCTCCTCGCTAAGTGTATCCTGCAAATACAAATCATACAAATTAGATGTTCCATTATTTGTTACTGTAATCTTATAGGTAACAGTCGTTCCGTTTTCATATACTCCTGAAATTTTTGCTTCTGCATTATATCTTCCTGCTTCTAATACTGCTCCTTTTGTTCTGTCAGCAAGTTTAGCCGCTCTTCCTTCCGGTACACCCGGTATCTCTATTTTATCTTCATCTTCTTTTTCTGGTACTTCCACATCTTTGTTTCCATCAAAATACCATCCATTAATACATACTTTATTAGAAACATTATAAATGTTGGCTATGCCCGGCAGCAAATCAGCTTCATAATATAAGACAATATAATCATCTGCCCACAGTCGGTCTGTTCCATCTCCATCTTCTCCTGTACTGCATAAAAGGAGCGTATTTTTATCTACTACCTTAGCTGTGATTTTCTTCTTATGAGCTGTAGTAAGAATATACAAGCCTTCCTCTGTTGTCTGCGTTTCATCAAAAATAAATTTTGCACTTTCTAAATTTACGATTGCTTTTAATTCATCACTCATAGCATCTTTCACCGTAATATTCTTTAATGCCGCTTCTCCATTGTTTTTTACTATAATAGAAAATCTGACTTTGTCCCTTGCACCATAAATTCCTGGTACCTTTATTCCTGATGTAATTTCTCCATTTTCAATTGTGATTCCTGTCGTTTTATCTGCTGTCTTTATGACATCTTCTCCCGGACTTCCTGGAACATTGATAAAATCCCAATCTGTGACAAGGCTATTCCCTTCTCCGTCTACCAGCTTATCTGTTGAAACATCTCTTAAATGAATATCTCCTTTTTCTTCTGTTCCATTATCTGCATACTTTGCTTCTGCATACACATCATTACGAAGTTTCCATGCATCTTTTGCATCTTCCTTTAATCGGACCTTTACATGAATGTCCACACTGTCATTCACATTTAAATGCTGCAGTACTAGCACCAGATCGGACTCTAAGGATAAATATGCTGCTACTTTATCCCCTTCTCTTGTTTTCAAAATTCCTGAATTCGGTACAACAAATGCTGCTGTTTCCATATCGGCATATTTAGAAAGTGTCTGTTCTGAAAATTCTCCTTTTCTATCCATATCATCTGTAAGCCGAATCTGATAAAGAGGAACATTTCCTGTATTCGTTACTCGGATAGTGTAATCTACCATTTCCCCTGCTTTATATATTCCTGCCTGTTTTTTCTCTATATAACGGCCAGTCTTCTCATCAAACAACACTGTTTTTCCTTCTTCATTCGTTGTCTTATCTGCAATCTTTGCAATGGAAAAAGCAGGGCGCATCAAAACATTCGATGCATCAAGCATATAGATTACAAATGGATTATTCTGCTCAATTCCATAAGTAAGTTCTACTTCATAAATGCCATCTCCCTTAATATGATCTAAGGCTCCTGTTGTTTCTTCTACGACATACTTTCCAATGTACAGCTCACTTCCTTCAGTGCTTGTTCCCTTTCCGTCTTTTCCTGTAACAATTCTGTCTGCAACACTGCCTTTAGAAATAAGTGGTTCCGCCTCTTTCAACGGTTTTTTATCCTCCTGTAAATCCCAAGGGGCATAAATATCTTCTGCTGCTTTTACTGTAAATGCAGCACCTTCTACGCTCTGATTCTCGTCATCTTTTTTCGTAATTGTTAGCTTTGCTTTCTGTAATGGATTACGATAAATCAAAGCTCCCGTCTGTCTCTTTCCCGTAACCGTATTTTCAAAAATAATATTACTTCCATCTTCTTTACTGTTCTCAGACAGTTCAAAAGTCCACTCCTGTCCTGTTAAGATACATCCTTTTGGCGCTTTCTTTTCTGTAATCTTATATT
This Anaerobutyricum hallii DNA region includes the following protein-coding sequences:
- a CDS encoding InlB B-repeat-containing protein, with the translated sequence MRRVLKQILLFILVTAILFTNIQISQAAGTGTVRVNDFYQMKSQEESTIIKEEKSQEERDQEKDSSDYKDKEDKKEDKKEEKDKEDVINNTVRIQEEKNEVIPEEQEMTEKKAESQTEKEEDIEDISIKDAKEPEQVQEATESQQSKEEEEREQLERVSGYTLRTVRPDTNHSVTMPDITSHYFLLQKNSKKVNAASGGNLAVVADANVASKYIYESYSNGKQYNFTPRFTSKTTVTVGGGNGGGVSFATVKKGPEKQFGDVYDAVKDGRIVSKVFNLDKCSENPYAIYTNVGTWYDYGSKRTYAIDMKMTVTGYKFPGAAVRKQLANKDLKAPYIGFGKSKIGITVMGTDYLQTRLEFYYSGTTTAVAGIKGMIQFCDIDAQQGVDFGNGFEKIVMFNTSQSKLQYNKNGLIAGSKGYVSSRISTDLNSNNEHTTAMGIFSGSSVNCRWTVAKCDQKDTGGDAAYGVKGGYGIPAESTLENSNSYYWSNSTGFLGVRADVGIAPLPEEVIKSVYVGNVNGQNSEKGSRFAGLSERNQVFTYVLSAVAPTPSNVKNAQYTMFQIEDRVDALLNVKSVKVYADEAVSNNFQTMGINYSDMTSYFHIIKREEADHSTTVQVKAVDERLGKAAFYGRTYYIHIEVEVKSDKELHAIHRSIAEWYQENETLKQKVPEAGSCKGSVAVSNNGTLYVKNDKGSAVERKSNDVASKIAMKLRVKKLDEESGKPVKGVVFGLFGGSDKNSAKEPLYTATTDDNGVALFTSMPSYTFYKEPFGNGPYYIKEISIPEKYKNIWNPSVNTNWSYEINTLKTEELFDNTASITENKQLINKNYEAGKNIVKVYKKSTDTGAYLSGAEFVLSQWSAATGTYRELFVLTEGKDEEGHPVYQNKETFKNTLDNLGKYKITEKKAPKGCILTGQEWTFELSENSKEDGSNIIFENTVTGKRQTGALIYRNPLQKAKLTITKKDDENQSVEGAAFTVKAAEDIYAPWDLQEDKKPLKEAEPLISKGSVADRIVTGKDGKGTSTEGSELYIGKYVVEETTGALDHIKGDGIYEVELTYGIEQNNPFVIYMLDASNVLMRPAFSIAKIADKTTNEEGKTVLFDEKTGRYIEKKQAGIYKAGEMVDYTIRVTNTGNVPLYQIRLTDDMDRKGEFSEQTLSKYADMETAAFVVPNSGILKTREGDKVAAYLSLESDLVLVLQHLNVNDSVDIHVKVRLKEDAKDAWKLRNDVYAEAKYADNGTEEKGDIHLRDVSTDKLVDGEGNSLVTDWDFINVPGSPGEDVIKTADKTTGITIENGEITSGIKVPGIYGARDKVRFSIIVKNNGEAALKNITVKDAMSDELKAIVNLESAKFIFDETQTTEEGLYILTTAHKKKITAKVVDKNTLLLCSTGEDGDGTDRLWADDYIVLYYEADLLPGIANIYNVSNKVCINGWYFDGNKDVEVPEKEDEDKIEIPGVPEGRAAKLADRTKGAVLEAGRYNAEAKISGVYENGTTVTYKITVTNNGTSNLYDLYLQDTLSEELEKALEKESVSFEESIYTSQNGRKVRTSLEEPQRLWMDFLAAGDAVDVFLKGKVRLDVGNLFELKNIVELTARYKKGNEEAYKEYEEKMEKEKRRWKLQYDANNGSGEIETDSETPCREGNKITVNGNAFLYEGHYFTEWNTNPDGSGERWNPDTVYNMPGNDVKLYAQWKKNPDEKEEEASQDYNNQRKYPVYNLIYHSNNKKEQIEADEENSRLAGTLLTVNENRFSYPGFTFKGWNTRKDGKGKQYTPEEVVAMPARNLNLYAQWEKRPVYHLQYDANNGSGKRRTDAETPCEAGNKVQIDGNAYRYEAGRDCYMFTQWNTRPDGKGDAYKPGEEKEINTDIILYAQWEKLQDNAEDIEKYHVFYRANNNTTAFSVDPQTPKEAGNSILLQNNRFFYADYLFAGWNTKADGSGKQYNSGDTFVIPSKNIYLYAQWKKIEQKKLIYSSNTKEEEKYTDAECFSDDGEDEEKEVLIDGNSFHNNGKKFVGWNTKTDGSGKRYAPSEKFTLKENTVLYAQWSKDVKQYKLVYHSNYPSKAEETKEEQKEIDSETPAYAGTKIKINKNYFSCGGYKFTGWSTKKTGEAEYLPTQWYVMPEKDVDLYACWSKADEHKKEDTNNPEDKEEDKKEDKEEDKNEEDKNDNNKGDEKKDEAEEDTKKDPMAEEARKAIEKAYEEIQKLAIEELKEESKKYTEIPVTELMKDEDTINIPGTPVAKVSKLADKTQGVTLVKGRYEGIKKEGIYEYGDVIDYTVNISNEGTADLYDLVVEDFMDKSLQEIIKPGTVTIVSGQITTKQGNTVCVERMPEKEDEEGKYIVHLDKLKAADSVVLHMKAEVQTGVQAGTHLNNAIHITAQYETVNDNGKREKIYIIETPEMTDNDTVGIGVPDIVVAKKSDKTKNIVLENGRYTGKRKYGTYKAGEEIKFTITVSNSGTASARNITIKEEPSKELKKYVQMKGFAHKAGSSIRSKKSNTVKVKEIKNKKVFLDKIEAGDSVELIYTAKVKKDIPSIKFLKNEVSLEGKNKDGSDIPITPKMNDYDKVNLKENNKPMKKNKDQGTPGAKTGDNNTIAVYLLVGLLSLSMIFIILYFQKRKKDNI